TTCCAAAATCAAATATATCTTTGAACGTTATCGGATCTGAAGCATTCGCTCCCATTTGCGTCTTCCCATCTGACCCATTTGAACCCCAGACCGTTATCCTCTGGGTATAATTATCAAAGCTCATCGGGTAATCAGCGGCAGCCCCGCCCCCCGGGGCGCATGTATTTACAGTAAATTGCCACATTTGCGATGACGTTGAATTTTGTGTTCCAGTAGATGCTATTACTTTCCAATAATATGTACCTGCACTTAAACCACTCCAGAGATAATTTGTAACTGTAGTTTCTGATAACAACGTGGTCCCATCTACTGCATCTCCAAAGACAAAATAGCTCGTTGCCCCGCTCACCGCCAACCAAGAGATAACTACGTTCTCGCTCGCTTGTGTTGAGGCATTTGGGGGGGCTTCCAAGGTTGGGGCATCTGGCACAAAGACAAACGTTTTAATATTGACCATAAGAGGCTGTGTGTCTCCAAACAATCTGCCATGATTCCACAAATAGCTTATATTCTCCAGGCGGACTGTTCCTGCTTCCTCCGAAGCTGCATCTGTGAAAGACCGCACACCGATATTGCGTGATGTCGTCTTAAATTGCTGTTGCTCTTCTTCCGTTAGGCTATAATTGATCCATTTTTGACTTTTATTGTTATTAAAAGAAAAAGCCTGCCACACAAGCTTATCTCTTCCAGAATCATCCGTAATGTTTAAAGACGATCTTGCAATCGTAAGATTAAAGCCATTCCAGCTATGGTTTATATAGAAATCTATACTCGAAATCCTTTGATAGTCTTGATTCGGGTCTGAAAAAGTAAAACTCTTTTCATCGAAACAGCTAGCACCTGAACAGTTTATAGCGGTTGTGTTTCTATATATCTGTGTTGCACGTGTATCATTGAACCCTTCAGCATATAGTAAGTATCGTGTTTCTTCAGTGCAATTCATAACAAACTCAAAATTTGTTACAGCCTCTTTCGCCAAGGCGCCTAATTGCCATGTTATCTTCCGTGTGCTTGGATCAAAAGTTCCTGTATAGTTGGTGGCGTTGCATGCTCCAGGAATAAGAAGAGACGCATTCCATGCATTTGCTATTATTGCAGCATCTCCTATGTTTGTTATAGTGAAATTATATGTCTGATTGTCAGATGGATCAGCGGATCTTTTTCTAGCTGTGCTCTGCCCGACTGACACAAGATCAAAACTTAAATGCTTCTCGCCTGTATAATTTATGGTCGTTATTTCGTACTCTCTGTCTTCCGATATATTCCTAGCCCCCCACGTTAAATTATATCTAATCGTTCCCCGCTGGGCTTGACTTGAATGAGACAAGATGTTATACTGAATTGTTTTGTACTCTCCTGCAGCTATTGTCCCAAACTGGCTTGTTCCTAACCGAATCTCTCCTTTAGGGATATCCGTAGTACCTGTTGAAGTTCCATCCAGTGTTTGCCCATAGGCAGTCCATCCAGACGCTACCTTCTCTACAAAGGAGATATCTTCTGCAAGGGCGCATCCTTTGTTGCGTACCAACAGCCTAGAATTAAACTGCAGGTTATTCCCTGCCTCAGTAGGCACTTCCCTAAACACTTCAAGGATAGGGATACTTTGCGAAGTTTCAATGCCTACGAGATTGCTTTTGTTCCTCCCAGAACCAAGGAAAGTGTAATTAGCCGTGGCATTAATGCCTGCCACCTCTGTGCCTTGTGAAGAGGTTACATTAAACTGAACAGTGAAATTACCAGCTGTTGATCGATTGATAACTCGGAACGCAGGCGTAAAGCTCCAATTTGTGGGAACCCCAAGGCTGATATTATAGCTAATCTTATCTGTGAATGGGTGGTATATGGTAACATTAAAATACTCATTTGTCCCATTACACCTATACCGAGAAGCTTTGATATTGGCTATCTCGACGGGCATAAATACAAAATCCTCCCTCTTCTGGGTTGTCAACCCGCCTGTAACATACGCCTCCAATCTGTAATTCCCTATACTCCAAGCACTGGTGTTTATATTCGTGAAATTATACTCCAATGATGTGTAGCCAGTAATATTTAAATCAGGGACTCTGGATGAGTTAACCATGCCTCCTGAGGAGTTTGTTATATTTAATTCAAGGGTAAAGGTATAGTTTGCGGCCAACGCATTCTCCACTTGGATTGTAACATTAAGGAATCCATCATTTGGCTCTATCCCTGTTGTAGCAATCCCATTCACATTTGGTATGATATCCTTAATCCTTGCTCCTGCAGTATAATACATTTCTAGACTTAGGTAATCAACCATTAAGTCATTTGAACCAATATTCTCTATCTTAATCTTGCAAAATCCCCCTTCAGGAACCATCTGCCCGCTTAATATCCCCACACCTATCCTTTCAGCATTATCATCAATGTCTTTCCTGTACACTGGCTCATAATCTGACCCATTAAAACTAGAGATCCTTACATTCGATGTGGCGCTCACGCCTTCTGCATTAATTGTTAAATTGCTGTACTCATAATCCCCAGCTTCGCAACCCCATCGCGCAACGACATATTCCCGCGGAGATTGTCCTTGGGTTAACTGCGCTTCTGATACGTTGCTGTCCAAAGAACTCCCGGGAGTGGCATCAATTGAAGAAACATGCTCTGTAACATTGCAAATATTGTCGCTGCAATTCAAAAAACCGGAAGTATCATACAAAAGCGCTTGCTCTGGAGTGGAAGATACCTGCCATTTGTAGATGGTAATGCTAAATGTATCTGATTCATTTAACCCTTGGGAGTTATTTACTGATATATTGATGGTAAACGCGCCAGAGCTGTTTGGCAATAAGCCATAGCTCCCATCTTTAGTCAATCCGCTGCCGATATACGTAAGGTTTATCGTCTCATTCGGTGAAGGCTTCCAGCCATCTGGAAGATTTCGAATTTTTGCTAATGTATCATTCGATTCGTCTAAAGAAGACGTGACTGTAAGATTCAATCCAAACGATTTATTCTGAAATCCGAAGTTAGGAGTCTTAAACTGGGAGATATCAAGGGTCGCGGCGCAAGGAGTATTTATGTTTATACTGTATGTCGTAGGAGTCTCGTTATTAGCGTAGCACTCATCTCCTGAAGTGAATGCTTTCCATTGCTGGGGTCCTGGGCTCCATAAGCACGAATCGTCTCTAAAATTGAAGCTTGCATTTCCAACATCATTCGTCTCATTAGACCCGGCCAATTGATCTACCCTGCCGCTCACATTAAAATAAACAGTTGCGTTCTCAGGCGTTAAATCATAGACATTCCTTATACTGTCCCTCACACGCACTGCAAGAACGGCCCCGTCAGTCTCGTTCATACTGCTTCCGCTGCCCGCCATTAACTCAAGTTCAACGTTGTCCTGCACCAATGTAGTGAACGTGCTACTGCTTTCAGCATTGCCTCCCGTGCTTGTGCTGTTGAACTTGAATTTCCAAGTCTCTTTATCACTGCATCCCGAGAAGTTGTATGTAAAATTCATTTCTCCGCAGCCTTGGCCGGTGCAATTAAGCTCAGATCCAATCTGGGTATACACCGTATACGTGGGAGCATCGTTGCTAATCCATGCTTTTACAAACAGCGTTCTATCATCATCTCCGGCTGACGCAGTAACGTTAAACTTCTGTTGCGCGCCCCATGGCCCATTGTTAGGAGTTACCTCTGGATTGTTTAATTTGGGCGCTCCTGTGAGTTTGAAGGTGATCACATCTGAAGCATTAGCATCGTAATCTGGTTTCGACCCCAAAAAAGTGGCATTATAGAATCCAGCAACCTTATTAGACGTATTCCATAAACAATCGTAGGAATCGCTATCCTGGCTCCAAATCCCTGTAGTAACATCATTAGATGACTCATTGCATAAAAAGTGAAACCCGCTTGGACCATAAATATCAAAACTCATATTTGCTCCTGTTACATACCCGCAGCTATCAACAACAGATCCTGAGAACGTTACTGTTGGATTAGCGTCCGTATCAATCTCTGTGCCATTAGTATGACTATCCAAAGAGGCATTAAAATCATCAGTTACATTAACATAAAATTCGATGCTCTCTGCGGAATCATAACAATCCTGATCAGGGTATTCCTGCGTAGACCCGTCAGTTGTAAACTTCCATTTCTGCAAACCAACCTCGTATTTTGTCGGGCTGCATGTTGCTCCGAATGAAAAACTGATATTCCCTGCATCATGGGATGTATTCGTGCCAATCGTGTTATAGGTGGAATTATCATTCGTCACCTTCAGTGTAATAGTCGTGTTCCTGAGAATTGCAGAATTATTCGTCGTATCATTCCCATAGAGAGTAAGCGTTACGAATGTATCTCCAGAGGTTGCGCCTCGATTCGTAACACTGGCATTTCCAGCAACGTGGGAAAATGAAATCTTATCCTTTAATACTGTAAAAAAGTGCGTTAAGTCAGGATCTACGAGCCTGGTAAACGGTCCATTAACAGTATCATTATCCGTTGCATTGAACATATAATACCTCTTGCCTATATCGCCGCATGTGAATCCTTTAAACAGTATTGAAGTAGAAGTAAAATTCTGGCATTTCGGGCAAGGCGATTCACTAAGCCTCGTAGCCCCAGTCAAGCTTGGTGTCTCATTATAATACGCTGTTACATTAAGATTATCACTGTTTGGATCCCGCGCAAACAAAGTAAAATTAAACGTATCTCCCCAGCCTCCCTGTGCCGTTGTATTTGAAGCATTAACTGAAGTTCCTACTGACTGATTTTCCACTTTTGGTAATACTTCAGTATAGCACCATGTGTAGTTGAGATTAAATACATCAAGCAGCGCAAATTTTTCGCCATAGGCTCGTACCGAGTAACAATCCTCATCTGTATACCCGTTCCCAATCGACAGGCTGCATGTATTAGGTCCGCCAGAATCAAGACCGCAATCATCATAGTATGTAGCTGCCTGCCCTTTTGGGAAATTCTTATATGCAATATATCGCGTATATGCGGCATTTGATGCATTGACACAGTCTTTCTGGCTCGTATTGGACATTTGCGCATATCCAAGGATAGTGCCACCTCCTGTTGCCCCAATATCCAGCATTCTTGTGTATGCTGTGATATTTTTTATGTAGCAATCTATCACAGTCTCGCCTGATGCTTCTGTACAGTTTGTTCCCACAGTCCATACCGCGTCCCTTTGCACATTAGCAGCTTTGCTCCCTCCTCCAAAGAAAGCAACACTATCCACAAACAACCCGCATTGCTCCGCGCTTTGGGCAGCTGTTTTCTCAGAGAGCACTGCTACTGCAAGACCTATGCACAGCAGAACAACAGCAACTTCTATCCATACACGAGCGGATTTCTTCTTTTTTGATATGTTTGAGTTATCTTTTTCCATTGCTTTTTTCCAAAAATCTTTCTATATCCGAAAGTACCTCTTTTGGATCCTGGTAGAGGACCCTTTTTGCAGTTGAAAACTCTAAGAGCGGGTTGTCATCTGTTACCAAGGGAGCATCATCTGCATACCCTTTCATTTGCTCTTCTGTAAAAAGGAGTAAATGCAGCACATTATCAGAAGAACGAAGGCCAATAGGCCCAAGGTATTGTTTTGCAGAAGACGGCAGCGCCTCGAAATTCTTTTTGATGCCCTCCTCATCAATCTTTATAGGCTGATGAGAGCCTATGAGGATTATCTCAGGCGTAACATACTTTACCGGCAATTCCTCGTCTTCCTTGATGCTTGCAAATGCCGCAATATATGGAAATACAGAATTGAAGGTTCTGTAAAAAGACTTGAACGTATTAATATCCAGTTCATATAATGGCACCCATTGCGCATACAGCCCATTTTGGCGTAAGTGATCTTGGGAGAGTTCGAAAAATTCCTTTGAATACAATGAGCTTGAAAACGACTGCCATGGATCAGATGGTTCCGGAACAATGACATCATACTTCTCTGTGCTCCGCAGCAAATAATTCCTTCCATCAGCAATAACAAGCTTATGGTTCGGATTTCTCAGTACATTCTCGTTCATAAAGGAGAAATACGGTATAACATTAACAACCGCAGGCTCTATTTCTACTGTTGTCGTAGCCAGGAATTGCGCGAGTTGACCAGACGTTGTTCCTGTTCCCAAGCCAACTACTAAAGCCTCTTTACTCTCTGGTTTAAGCAGCAATGGCAGGTAACTCAGTAAGAAATTAACCCGCAGGTCAGTTATGATGCTGCTTCCTTGCCCCTTTCCATTGAAGAGCAAGACTGTCCCTCCTTCCTGTTCTCTTATTACCGACAACGTTGCATGCAATCCTTCATTATAATACAGAAATTCAGCGCTCTCCATATACTCCTTTGGATATCCTGAGCGATAAAACCCGCCAGAATACATCTCTTTAATATTGTACTCACCAACAAAAGCAAAAACTGCAAAGAACAGGATGGCCAAAGGTACTATTTTTTTTGCAAGATGTATTGACGTATGATAAAGAACCAAACACCCAATGCCAATATTTAGGGCAGCAGCAACCAGCATACTCATTTTAATTCCAAGCAAAGGGATTAACACGAATCCTGCTGCAAAACTCCCTATAATCGCTCCAATATTATTTGCAGAATAAACTTCACCAATTCCCTTGCCTATTTTTCCTGTTGTATCTGTCGTATATTTTCCTGTTGTATATGTTGTATAGAATCTTGCAATCACCGGGAATGTTGCTCCCATTAAGGTTGTTGGTATAAGCAAAACCAGAAAGGTGATTACGAACTGAGCAAACTCAAATACATAGAAGTTCTGATTTAAAGGGTAAACAACTCTATGAACATCAGGCAATTTGT
This region of Candidatus Nanoarchaeia archaeon genomic DNA includes:
- a CDS encoding fused MFS/spermidine synthase yields the protein MNLKRIILTAFAASGIAALMYEVVWIRPLQFVLGSTTYTVSIILAAFMAGLALGSFIISRYTDRIKNLPATYALLELGIGAYGVLLLTIFNKLPDVHRVVYPLNQNFYVFEFAQFVITFLVLLIPTTLMGATFPVIARFYTTYTTGKYTTDTTGKIGKGIGEVYSANNIGAIIGSFAAGFVLIPLLGIKMSMLVAAALNIGIGCLVLYHTSIHLAKKIVPLAILFFAVFAFVGEYNIKEMYSGGFYRSGYPKEYMESAEFLYYNEGLHATLSVIREQEGGTVLLFNGKGQGSSIITDLRVNFLLSYLPLLLKPESKEALVVGLGTGTTSGQLAQFLATTTVEIEPAVVNVIPYFSFMNENVLRNPNHKLVIADGRNYLLRSTEKYDVIVPEPSDPWQSFSSSLYSKEFFELSQDHLRQNGLYAQWVPLYELDINTFKSFYRTFNSVFPYIAAFASIKEDEELPVKYVTPEIILIGSHQPIKIDEEGIKKNFEALPSSAKQYLGPIGLRSSDNVLHLLLFTEEQMKGYADDAPLVTDDNPLLEFSTAKRVLYQDPKEVLSDIERFLEKSNGKR